In one Brassica oleracea var. oleracea cultivar TO1000 chromosome C9, BOL, whole genome shotgun sequence genomic region, the following are encoded:
- the LOC106318286 gene encoding probable receptor-like protein kinase At5g59700, translated as MGGEKFGFLIWVSSITCLLCLCHGYVPVDNYLINCGSPNNVTVTARVFISDTLLTSTSETLAASNRNSVSDIYQTARIFTGISKYRFSVAPGRHWVRLHFSPFHYQTFQMESAKFSVSSQTHVFLSDFTVTSRVIMKEYYLNVPTDHLELTFTPSGKSFAFVNALEVVSVPDTLISGDPSFAGSHGSFNELSLQALETVHRVNMGGPRVTPDNDTLSRTWKTDSEFLVENNLVMNVSKIPSVHYKPGLATEETAPKSVYGTCSEMNSGSNPASNFNVTWVFDVETGFQYFLRFHFCDIVSKSLNQLYFNLYVDSMMVVRDLDLSSYVVNALAVAYVMDFVTVSEKKSDRIRVSIGRSSIHGVYPNGILNGLEIMKMNNSKGQLSTGTFLPGGGLTKKKNVGLIVGATVGSLFVLVAFGGFIILFKKRRGGNHSKTWTPLSTNGAASGSSGATVASLASNSSYRIPLAAVKEATNSFDENRAIGVGGFGRVYKGVLQDGTQVAVKRGNPKSQQGFAEFKTEIEMLSQFRHRHLVSLIGYCDENREMILVYEHMKNGTLKSHLYGSGLPTLSWKQRLEICIGSARGLHYLHTGDSKSVIHRDVKSANILLDENLMAKVADFGLSKTGPEIDQTHVSTAVKGSFGYLDPEYFRRQQLTEKSDVYSFGVVMFEVLCARPVIDPTLPREMVNLAEWAMKWQKKGQLEQVIDQSLRGEIVPDSLRKFGETGEKCLADYGVDRPSMGDVLWNLEYALQLQEAGVDCDQEDDNSTNMIGELPLRFNDYNNHGDTSVSVAIEGRFGEEEEESCGDDLSGVSMSKVFSQLVKSEGR; from the coding sequence ATGGGTGGTGAAAAGTTTGGATTTTTGATCTGGGTTTCATCTATTACTTGCCTACTCTGCCTCTGCCATGGATACGTACCTGTGGATAATTACCTCATCAACTGTGGATCACCCAACAATGTCACTGTGACCGCTCGTGTGTTCATCTCTGATACCCTCTTAACCTCTACCAGCGAAACCCTCGCCGCAAGTAACCGCAACTCTGTTTCAGATATCTACCAGACGGCGAGAATCTTCACCGGAATCTCCAAGTACAGATTCTCCGTCGCTCCAGGCCGTCACTGGGTTCGTCTCCATTTCAGTCCTTTTCATTACCAAACCTTTCAAATGGAGTCAGCCAAATTCTCAGTCTCGTCCCAAACACATGTCTTCTTGAGTGATTTCACCGTGACGTCAAGAGTTATTATGAAGGAGTATTATCTGAACGTACCCACGGATCATCTTGAGCTCACGTTTACTCCCTCCGGTAAGTCGTTCGCCTTTGTGAACGCACTCGAGGTTGTTTCGGTTCCTGATACATTGATCAGCGGTGATCCTTCGTTCGCGGGGAGTCACGGGAGCTTTAACGAGTTGTCATTGCAAGCTCTCGAGACGGTTCATAGAGTGAACATGGGCGGTCCGCGCGTTACACCTGATAACGACACTCTTTCGAGGACTTGGAAGACAGATTCTGAGTTTCTAGTCGAGAATAATCTAGTTATGAACGTGTCTAAGATTCCAAGCGTTCATTATAAACCCGGTTTGGCAACGGAGGAGACTGCTCCTAAAAGTGTATACGGTACTTGCAGCGAGATGAACTCCGGATCTAACCCGGCTAGCAATTTCAACGTGACGTGGGTGTTCGATGTCGAAACCGGGTTTCAGTACTTTCTCCGGTTCCATTTCTGCGATATCGTGAGCAAGTCGCTAAACCAGCTCTACTTCAACCTTTACGTTGACTCCATGATGGTTGTGAGGGATCTCGATCTAAGCTCTTATGTAGTCAACGCTTTAGCCGTTGCATACGTTATGGATTTTGTGACGGTATCAGAAAAGAAGAGTGATAGAATCCGTGTGAGCATTGGTCGGTCGAGTATACACGGGGTTTACCCTAATGGGATTTTGAACGGGTTAGAGATCATGAAGATGAATAACTCCAAAGGTCAGCTTAGTACAGGGACATTTCTTCCTGGTGGTGGTTTAACCAAGAAGAAGAATGTTGGTTTGATCGTTGGTGCAACGGTTGGTTCTCTGTTTGTTTTAGTGGCTTTTGGAGGTTTCATTATACTGTTCAAGAAACGAAGAGGAGGTAATCACTCAAAGACTTGGACTCCTTTGTCTACTAATGGAGCAGCTTCAGGCTCAAGTGGAGCTACTGTTGCAAGTTTAGCTTCTAACTCAAGCTACCGAATCCCTCTAGCAGCGGTTAAAGAGGCTACAAACAGCTTCGACGAGAACCGTGCTATTGGAGTGGGAGGTTTTGGTAGAGTGTACAAAGGAGTGCTTCAAGACGGCACGCAAGTAGCTGTTAAAAGAGGCAACCCCAAGTCTCAGCAAGGCTTTGCGGAGTTCAAGACGGAGATCGAGATGTTGTCTCAGTTCCGACATCGACACTTGGTGTCTTTGATCGGTTACTGCGACGAGAACAGGGAGATGATTCTTGTTTACGAGCACATGAAAAACGGAACGTTGAAGAGTCATCTCTACGGCTCTGGTTTACCTACCTTGAGTTGGAAGCAACGTCTCGAGATATGTATTGGATCAGCTAGAGGGTTGCATTATCTCCACACCGGTGACTCTAAATCAGTGATCCACAGAGATGTGAAGTCTGCGAACATATTGCTCGACGAGAATCTCATGGCGAAAGTTGCGGACTTTGGACTGTCGAAGACCGGACCAGAGATAGACCAGACTCATGTGAGTACGGCTGTCAAAGGAAGCTTCGGTTATCTCGACCCTGAGTACTTTAGAAGACAGCAGCTCACTGAGAAGTCAGATGTTTACTCGTTCGGTGTCGTTATGTTCGAGGTTCTCTGCGCGAGGCCCGTTATAGACCCGACGCTTCCTAGAGAGATGGTGAACTTAGCTGAGTGGGCGATGAAGTGGCAGAAGAAAGGACAGCTTGAGCAGGTTATTGATCAGTCGCTGCGCGGTGAGATCGTACCTGATTCGCTAAGGAAGTTTGGTGAGACGGGGGAGAAGTGTTTAGCTGATTATGGAGTTGATAGGCCGTCGATGGGAGATGTGTTGTGGAATCTTGAGTATGCTTTGCAGTTACAAGAAGCTGGTGTTGATTGTGATCAAGAAGATGATAACAGTACCAACATGATCGGTGAGTTACCGTTACGGTTTAATGATTATAATAACCATGGAGACACGAGTGTTAGTGTTGCAATAGAGGGACGGTTTGGAGAAGAAGAAGAGGAGTCGTGTGGTGATGATCTTTCAGGTGTTTCCATGAGTAAAGTCTTCTCCCAGCTCGTGAAATCTGAAGGACGATAA